A window of Streptomyces armeniacus contains these coding sequences:
- the atpA gene encoding F0F1 ATP synthase subunit alpha codes for MAELTIRPDEIRDALENFVQSYTPDAASREEVGTVSVAGDGIAKVEGLPSAMANELLKFEDGTLGLALNLEEREIGAVVLGEFSGIEEGQPVQRTGEVLSVPVGEGYLGRVVDPLGKPIDGLGEIESEANRALELQAPTVMDRKSVHESMETGYKAVDAMTPIGRGQRQLIIGDRQTGKTALGVDTIINQRDNWRTGDPDKQVRCIYVAIGQKGSTIASVRGALEEAGALEYTTIVAAPASDPAGFKYLAPYTGSAIGQHWMYQGKHVLIIFDDLSKQADAYRAVSLLLRRPPGREAYPGDVFYLHSRLLERCAKLSDGMGAGSMTGLPIVETKANDVSAFIPTNVISITDGQCFLESDLFNAGQRPALNVGISVSRVGGSAQHKAMRQVSGRLRVDLAQFRELEAFAAFGSDLDDASKASLARGQRMVELLKQPQYAPFSTEDEVVSIWAGTTGKMDDVPVEDIRRFEREMLDYLHREHKSLMTSIVEGGKMSDDTIQSLDDAVTAFKKQFETADGKLLGED; via the coding sequence ATGGCGGAGCTCACGATCCGGCCGGATGAGATCCGGGACGCGCTGGAGAACTTTGTCCAGTCGTACACGCCGGACGCGGCCTCGCGCGAAGAGGTCGGGACGGTCAGCGTTGCCGGCGACGGCATCGCGAAGGTCGAGGGACTTCCCTCGGCCATGGCTAACGAACTGCTGAAGTTCGAGGACGGCACCCTCGGCCTCGCCCTCAACCTCGAAGAGCGCGAGATCGGTGCGGTGGTCCTCGGGGAGTTCAGCGGTATCGAGGAGGGCCAGCCGGTGCAGCGCACCGGTGAGGTGCTGTCGGTCCCCGTCGGCGAGGGGTACCTCGGCCGCGTCGTGGACCCGCTGGGCAAGCCGATCGACGGACTCGGCGAGATCGAGTCCGAGGCCAACCGCGCCCTCGAGCTGCAGGCGCCGACGGTCATGGACCGCAAGTCGGTGCACGAGTCGATGGAGACGGGCTACAAGGCCGTCGACGCGATGACCCCGATCGGCCGCGGCCAGCGTCAGCTGATCATCGGCGACCGGCAGACCGGCAAGACCGCGCTCGGTGTCGACACGATCATCAACCAGCGTGACAACTGGCGTACCGGCGACCCGGACAAGCAGGTCCGCTGCATCTACGTGGCGATCGGCCAGAAGGGCTCCACCATCGCGTCCGTACGCGGTGCGCTGGAGGAGGCCGGTGCGCTCGAGTACACGACGATCGTCGCGGCTCCCGCGTCCGACCCGGCCGGCTTCAAGTACCTGGCGCCGTACACCGGTTCGGCCATCGGCCAGCACTGGATGTACCAGGGCAAGCACGTCCTGATCATCTTCGACGACCTCTCCAAGCAGGCCGACGCCTACCGCGCGGTCTCCCTGCTGCTGCGCCGCCCGCCGGGCCGCGAGGCGTACCCGGGCGACGTCTTCTACCTGCACTCCCGGCTGCTGGAGCGCTGCGCGAAGCTCTCCGACGGCATGGGTGCGGGCTCGATGACCGGTCTGCCGATCGTCGAGACGAAGGCGAACGACGTCTCGGCGTTCATTCCGACCAACGTCATCTCCATCACCGACGGCCAGTGCTTCCTGGAGTCCGACCTGTTCAACGCGGGCCAGCGCCCGGCGCTGAACGTCGGCATCTCGGTCTCCCGAGTCGGCGGCTCCGCCCAGCACAAGGCGATGCGGCAGGTCTCCGGACGGCTCCGCGTCGACCTGGCGCAGTTCCGTGAGCTGGAGGCGTTCGCCGCCTTCGGTTCCGACCTGGACGACGCCTCGAAGGCCTCCCTGGCCCGCGGTCAGCGGATGGTCGAGCTGCTGAAGCAGCCGCAGTACGCGCCGTTCTCCACCGAGGACGAGGTCGTCTCCATCTGGGCCGGCACCACCGGCAAGATGGACGACGTGCCGGTCGAGGACATCCGCCGCTTCGAGCGCGAGATGCTGGACTACCTGCACCGCGAGCACAAGTCGCTGATGACCAGCATCGTCGAGGGCGGCAAGATGTCCGACGACACGATCCAGTCGCTGGACGACGCGGTCACCGCCTTCAAGAAGCAGTTCGAGACGGCGGACGGCAAGCTGCTGGGCGAGGACTGA
- a CDS encoding F0F1 ATP synthase subunit gamma: MGAQTRVYKRRIKSVTATKKITKAMEMIAASRIVKAQRRVAASEPYATELTRAVTAVAYGSNTEHWLTTEVERPTRAAVLLVTSDRGLAGGYNSNAIKQAEHLTNRLIGEGKEVVHYVVGRKGVAYYGFRNRAVQESWTGFTDSPSYADAKMVAEPLIESIKADTAAKGGVDELHIVYTEFFSMMTQSPVDKRMLPLTFAKSAEDSAEVLQRGKEILPLYDFEPSADDVLDALLPRYVESRIYNALLQSAASKHAATRRAMKSATDNAEELIKSLTRLANAARQADITQEISEIVGGASALADASAGSDR, translated from the coding sequence ATGGGTGCCCAGACCCGGGTCTACAAGCGACGGATCAAGTCCGTCACTGCGACCAAGAAGATCACCAAGGCGATGGAGATGATCGCCGCCTCGCGCATCGTCAAGGCGCAGCGCAGGGTGGCGGCCTCCGAGCCGTACGCGACGGAGCTCACACGCGCCGTCACGGCGGTGGCCTACGGCTCGAACACCGAGCACTGGCTGACCACCGAGGTGGAGCGCCCGACCCGGGCCGCGGTGCTGCTCGTCACGAGCGACCGCGGACTGGCCGGTGGTTACAACTCCAACGCCATCAAGCAGGCGGAGCACCTGACCAACCGGCTCATCGGTGAGGGCAAGGAGGTCGTGCACTACGTCGTCGGCCGCAAGGGCGTGGCGTACTACGGCTTCCGGAACCGCGCGGTCCAGGAGTCCTGGACCGGCTTCACCGACAGCCCGTCGTACGCCGACGCGAAGATGGTCGCGGAGCCGCTGATCGAGTCGATCAAGGCGGACACCGCGGCCAAGGGCGGCGTGGACGAGCTGCACATCGTCTACACCGAGTTCTTCTCGATGATGACGCAGAGCCCGGTGGACAAGCGGATGCTGCCACTCACCTTCGCCAAGTCCGCGGAGGACTCGGCCGAGGTGCTGCAGCGCGGCAAGGAGATCCTGCCGCTGTACGACTTCGAGCCGTCGGCCGACGACGTACTCGACGCGCTGCTCCCGCGGTACGTCGAGAGCCGCATCTACAACGCGCTGCTGCAGTCCGCCGCCTCCAAGCACGCCGCCACACGGCGTGCGATGAAGTCGGCGACCGACAACGCCGAAGAGCTCATCAAGTCGCTCACGCGGCTTGCCAACGCGGCCCGACAGGCCGACATCACCCAGGAAATCAGCGAGATCGTCGGTGGTGCCAGCGCGCTGGCCGACGCTTCCGCGGGGAGTGACAGGTAA
- the atpD gene encoding F0F1 ATP synthase subunit beta, with translation MTTSVETAPEVVGATGRVARVIGPVVDVEFPVDAMPEIYNALTVEIADPAQDGKKKTLTMEVAQHLGEGVVRAIGMEPTDGLVRQAPVTNTGEGITVPVGDVTKGRVFNTLGKILNEPEAESEVTERWPIHRKAPAFDQLESKTEMFETGLKVVDLLTPYVKGGKIGLFGGAGVGKTVLIQEMIMRVAKLHEGVSVFAGVGERTREGNDLIDEMTESGVLPQTALVFGQMDEPPGTRLRVALAGLTMAEYFRDVQKQDVLFFIDNIFRFTQAGSEVSTLLGRMPSAVGYQPNLADEMGVLQERITSTRGHSITSMQAIYVPADDLTDPAPATTFAHLDATTVLSRPISEKGIYPAVDPLDSTSRILDPRYISQDHYDCASRVKGILQKYKDLQDIIAILGIDELGEEDKLVVNRARRIERFLSQNTHAAKQFTGLDGSDVPLDESIAAFNAIADGDFDHYPEQAFFMCGGLEDLKANAKELGVS, from the coding sequence ATGACTACCTCTGTTGAGACGGCCCCAGAGGTCGTCGGCGCGACGGGCCGCGTCGCGCGGGTCATCGGCCCGGTGGTCGACGTGGAGTTCCCCGTCGACGCGATGCCGGAGATCTACAACGCGTTGACCGTCGAGATCGCCGACCCGGCCCAGGACGGCAAGAAGAAGACCCTGACCATGGAGGTCGCCCAGCACCTCGGTGAGGGCGTGGTCCGCGCGATCGGCATGGAGCCGACCGACGGCCTGGTCCGCCAGGCGCCGGTGACCAACACCGGCGAGGGCATCACCGTGCCCGTCGGCGACGTCACCAAGGGCCGGGTGTTCAACACCCTGGGCAAGATCCTGAACGAGCCGGAGGCCGAGTCCGAGGTCACCGAGCGCTGGCCGATCCACCGCAAGGCCCCGGCGTTCGACCAGCTCGAGTCGAAGACCGAGATGTTCGAGACCGGTCTGAAGGTCGTCGACCTGCTGACCCCGTACGTCAAGGGCGGCAAGATCGGCCTGTTCGGCGGCGCGGGTGTGGGCAAGACCGTCCTCATCCAGGAAATGATCATGCGTGTGGCGAAGCTGCACGAGGGCGTTTCCGTGTTCGCCGGCGTCGGTGAGCGCACCCGTGAGGGCAACGACCTCATCGACGAGATGACCGAGTCCGGGGTGCTGCCGCAGACCGCGCTCGTCTTCGGTCAGATGGACGAGCCGCCGGGCACCCGCCTCCGGGTCGCGCTGGCCGGTCTGACCATGGCGGAGTACTTCCGCGATGTGCAGAAGCAGGACGTGCTGTTCTTCATCGACAACATCTTCCGCTTCACCCAGGCCGGTTCCGAGGTCTCCACGCTGCTCGGCCGCATGCCCTCCGCGGTGGGCTACCAGCCGAACCTGGCCGACGAGATGGGCGTTCTCCAGGAGCGCATCACCTCGACCCGCGGTCACTCGATCACCTCGATGCAGGCGATCTACGTGCCCGCTGACGACCTCACCGACCCGGCGCCGGCGACCACGTTCGCGCACCTCGACGCCACCACGGTGCTGTCGCGTCCTATCTCCGAGAAGGGCATCTACCCGGCGGTCGACCCGCTGGACTCGACGTCCCGGATTCTGGACCCGCGTTACATCTCGCAGGACCACTACGACTGCGCCTCGCGCGTCAAGGGGATCCTGCAGAAGTACAAGGACCTCCAGGACATCATTGCCATTCTCGGTATCGACGAGCTCGGCGAAGAGGACAAGCTGGTCGTCAACCGCGCCCGCCGGATCGAGCGCTTCCTGTCGCAGAACACGCACGCGGCGAAGCAGTTCACCGGTCTGGACGGATCGGACGTGCCGCTGGACGAGTCGATCGCCGCGTTCAACGCGATCGCCGACGGTGACTTCGACCACTACCCGGAGCAGGCGTTCTTCATGTGCGGTGGCCTGGAGGACCTCAAGGCCAACGCCAAGGAGCTCGGCGTCTCCTGA
- a CDS encoding F0F1 ATP synthase subunit epsilon, which produces MAELHVELVAADRKVWSGEASLVIARTTSGDIGVMPGHQPLLGVLETGSITIRTTGESGEGTVVAAVHGGFISFSDDKLSLLAEIAELSDEIDVQRAERALERAKAEADAAAERRADVRLRAVAGAR; this is translated from the coding sequence GTGGCTGAGCTGCACGTCGAGTTGGTCGCCGCGGACCGCAAGGTCTGGTCGGGCGAGGCCAGCCTGGTCATCGCGCGGACCACGTCGGGTGATATCGGCGTCATGCCCGGTCACCAGCCGCTGCTGGGTGTCCTGGAGACGGGCTCGATCACGATCCGTACGACGGGCGAGAGCGGCGAGGGCACGGTGGTTGCCGCCGTGCACGGCGGTTTTATCTCGTTCTCCGACGACAAGCTCTCGCTCCTCGCGGAGATCGCGGAGCTGTCCGACGAGATCGACGTGCAGCGCGCCGAGCGGGCGCTGGAACGGGCCAAGGCGGAGGCGGACGCCGCCGCCGAGCGGCGCGCGGACGTACGTCTGCGCGCGGTGGCGGGTGCCCGCTGA
- a CDS encoding DUF2550 domain-containing protein, translating to MVLALLLCGAVLLLVLVGLFVFGLRRRLIQRSGGTFDCSLRWDVRDAEEGEPDGKGWVYGVARYNGDRVDWFRVFSYAPRPRRTMERGRIEVLARRMPSGEEELALLSGQVVLGCALRGVRVELAMSEDALTGFLAWLEAAPPGQRVNVA from the coding sequence ATGGTCCTCGCACTGCTGCTGTGCGGCGCGGTCCTGCTGCTGGTGCTGGTGGGGCTGTTCGTTTTCGGGCTGCGCCGGAGACTGATCCAGCGCTCTGGCGGAACGTTCGACTGCTCGCTGCGCTGGGACGTTCGCGACGCGGAGGAAGGCGAACCGGACGGCAAGGGCTGGGTCTACGGCGTCGCCCGCTACAACGGCGACCGCGTCGACTGGTTCCGCGTCTTCTCGTACGCGCCCCGCCCCCGCCGCACCATGGAGCGCGGCCGCATCGAGGTGTTGGCCCGCCGGATGCCGAGCGGCGAGGAGGAGCTGGCGCTGCTGTCCGGCCAGGTGGTGCTGGGGTGTGCGCTGCGCGGCGTACGCGTGGAGCTGGCGATGAGCGAGGACGCGCTCACCGGCTTCCTGGCCTGGCTGGAGGCGGCTCCGCCCGGTCAGCGGGTGAACGTGGCGTAA
- a CDS encoding EamA family transporter, which produces MPATRSTAPLLMLGAVLCTQFGQAVGKSLFDTVGPPGVVALRLGMAAALLLLLHRPRLPRDRSELRLVLGFGTAIAGMNLIYPAMSRLPLGLASSLQLLGPVALALLTSRRAREAGCALLAGCGVWLFHSHGATAFPPAGVLLALASGASMALYLVLSSRAGARSADGGPLALAVAWAAVLTVPLGVADSGGALLAPEVLLTGLAVAVLSAVLPYSLELAALRRLPTGTVGVLTSLEPAVAGVAGTVVLGEHLLPVQWLALGCVSTASAGMVVRRRPPGGAPGSARAGSYGRGRAYGHGLRGRAYARWRTVTPRSPADRAEPPPARPGSR; this is translated from the coding sequence ATGCCCGCCACCAGGTCCACCGCTCCCCTGCTCATGCTCGGCGCCGTGCTCTGCACGCAGTTCGGCCAGGCCGTCGGGAAGTCCCTGTTCGACACGGTGGGGCCGCCGGGCGTGGTGGCGCTGCGCCTCGGCATGGCCGCCGCGCTGCTGCTCCTCCTCCACCGGCCGCGGCTCCCCCGCGACCGGTCCGAGCTGCGGCTCGTCCTCGGCTTCGGGACGGCCATAGCAGGCATGAACCTGATCTATCCGGCGATGAGCCGACTCCCCCTCGGGCTCGCCAGCAGCCTCCAGCTGCTCGGCCCGGTCGCGCTCGCGCTGCTCACCTCGCGCAGGGCCCGCGAGGCGGGCTGCGCGCTGCTCGCCGGGTGCGGCGTGTGGCTGTTCCACTCGCACGGCGCCACGGCGTTCCCGCCGGCCGGGGTACTCCTCGCGCTGGCCTCCGGCGCCTCGATGGCCCTGTACCTGGTGCTGAGCAGCCGGGCGGGCGCGCGCAGCGCGGACGGCGGGCCGCTGGCCCTGGCGGTGGCATGGGCGGCGGTGCTGACCGTGCCTCTCGGGGTGGCGGACAGCGGCGGCGCGCTGCTGGCACCGGAGGTGCTGCTCACCGGGCTGGCCGTGGCCGTGCTCTCCGCGGTGCTGCCGTACTCCCTGGAGCTCGCCGCGCTGCGCCGGCTGCCGACCGGCACCGTCGGCGTGCTGACGAGCCTCGAACCGGCGGTCGCGGGCGTCGCGGGGACCGTCGTGCTGGGCGAGCACCTGCTGCCGGTGCAGTGGCTGGCGCTCGGCTGCGTCAGCACGGCGAGCGCGGGGATGGTCGTACGGAGGCGCCCGCCGGGCGGTGCGCCCGGAAGCGCGCGGGCAGGGTCGTACGGCCGCGGGCGCGCGTACGGCCACGGGCTACGCGGGCGCGCGTACGCGCGGTGGCGTACCGTTACGCCACGTTCACCCGCTGACCGGGCGGAGCCGCCTCCAGCCAGGCCAGGAAGCCGGTGA
- a CDS encoding LysR family transcriptional regulator, which yields MIDLRRLNVLRALAEHGTVTATAAALHLTPSAVSQQIRQLARDLDVELLRPEGRLVRLTPAARLLLRHADTLYAQWEVTRAELAAQNESVAGTLRLCGVSSAIAALAAPAVAGLRGSHPGVTPLIIEEESGDCYRLLLAGETDIALVLPGPDAPPVTDRRFAHVPLLHDRQDLLVPEGHRLARPEGVPLAEAAEEGWIVKKRNNDTYPLLTVACAAAGFSPHITHQVKEWYSVSALVEAGLGVCLLPRIVPVPSRHAVVRVPLRGEPAPARRIVACVRPGSDEHPLVAAGLAALRSAAREAGGVEGPDFARVTGEAGGGPASPAYQGPG from the coding sequence ATGATTGATCTGCGCAGGCTGAACGTGCTGCGCGCGCTCGCCGAGCACGGCACCGTGACCGCGACGGCTGCCGCGCTGCATCTGACGCCCTCCGCCGTCTCCCAGCAGATCCGGCAGCTAGCCCGCGACCTCGACGTGGAGCTGCTGCGTCCGGAGGGGCGGCTCGTACGGCTCACGCCCGCCGCGCGCCTGCTGCTGCGGCACGCCGACACGCTGTACGCGCAGTGGGAGGTGACCCGGGCCGAGCTCGCCGCGCAGAACGAGTCGGTGGCCGGCACGCTGCGGCTGTGCGGGGTGTCCTCGGCGATCGCGGCGCTGGCCGCACCGGCGGTGGCGGGCCTGCGCGGTTCGCACCCCGGTGTGACACCGCTGATCATCGAGGAGGAGAGCGGCGACTGCTACCGGCTGCTGCTCGCCGGCGAGACCGACATCGCCCTCGTGCTGCCCGGCCCCGACGCGCCGCCGGTCACCGACCGCCGCTTCGCGCATGTCCCGCTGCTGCACGACCGGCAGGACCTGCTCGTACCGGAGGGGCACCGGCTGGCCCGGCCCGAAGGGGTGCCGCTGGCGGAGGCCGCGGAGGAGGGGTGGATCGTCAAGAAGCGGAACAACGACACGTATCCGCTGCTGACCGTCGCCTGCGCGGCGGCCGGATTCAGCCCGCACATCACGCACCAGGTCAAGGAGTGGTACTCGGTCTCCGCGCTGGTCGAGGCCGGGCTCGGGGTGTGCCTGCTGCCGCGGATCGTGCCGGTGCCGTCCCGGCACGCGGTCGTACGGGTCCCGCTGCGCGGTGAGCCCGCGCCGGCCCGCCGGATCGTGGCGTGCGTACGGCCGGGCAGTGACGAGCATCCGCTGGTGGCCGCGGGGCTGGCGGCGCTGCGGAGCGCGGCGCGCGAAGCCGGTGGCGTGGAGGGGCCCGACTTCGCGCGCGTGACCGGGGAGGCAGGAGGCGGTCCCGCCTCCCCGGCGTATCAGGGCCCCGGCTGA
- a CDS encoding glycoside hydrolase family 18 chitinase, whose translation MRSGTARRFKRRLTAFAVALALPVGLLVTLASPAQADEKASATFIKTSDWGTGFGGQWTVENTGTTTIDTWKLEWDFPAGTTVASHWNASIAKDGNHYTATPSSWNKSLAPGKSTTIGFNGSGPGEPSNCKINGLPCDGSGEPGDPAPSAPGALKTGEVTDTSIALSWSPATDDKGVSKYHVFRNGTEVAAVTGTSFKDTGLLKGTEYAYSVTAEDTAGQRGPASGTLKAKTTGGSTQPPGEHVKLGYFTEWGVYDRNYHVKNMVTSGSADKITHINYAFGNVQGGKCTIGDSYAAIDKAYTADQSVDGVADTWDQPLRGNFNQLLKLKKANPNIKVLWSFGGWTWSGGFGQAMQNPAAFAESCYNLVNDPRWQGLFDGIDLDWEYPNACGLTCDTSGPAVMKTMMQAFRSKFGDQLVTAAITADASDGGKIDKADYAGGAQYADWYNVMTYDFFGAWAAQGPTAPHSPLNSYDGIPQQGFNSDDAIQKLKAKGISADKLLLGIGFYGRGWTGVTQKEPGGTATGPAPGKYEQGIEDYKTIKPRCASNGTIAGTAYAHCGNQWWSYDTPSTVQSKMAYAKQQGLGGAFFWEFSGDTANGELVSAINSGLG comes from the coding sequence TTGAGATCTGGAACCGCACGACGCTTCAAGCGCAGACTCACGGCATTCGCGGTAGCGCTCGCGCTGCCCGTCGGCCTGCTCGTCACCCTGGCGTCCCCAGCCCAGGCAGACGAGAAGGCATCCGCGACATTCATCAAGACGTCCGACTGGGGCACCGGCTTCGGTGGTCAGTGGACCGTCGAGAACACCGGCACCACCACCATCGACACCTGGAAGCTGGAGTGGGACTTCCCCGCCGGCACCACCGTCGCGTCCCACTGGAACGCCTCGATCGCCAAGGACGGCAACCACTACACGGCCACCCCGTCGTCCTGGAACAAGTCGCTGGCGCCCGGCAAGAGCACCACGATCGGCTTCAACGGCAGCGGCCCGGGCGAACCGAGCAACTGCAAGATCAACGGGCTGCCCTGTGACGGCTCCGGCGAGCCCGGCGACCCCGCACCTTCGGCACCCGGCGCACTCAAGACCGGCGAGGTCACCGACACCAGCATCGCCCTGAGCTGGTCGCCGGCCACCGACGACAAGGGCGTGAGCAAGTACCACGTCTTCCGCAACGGCACCGAGGTCGCCGCCGTCACCGGCACCTCGTTCAAGGACACGGGCCTACTCAAGGGCACCGAATACGCGTACTCCGTCACCGCCGAGGACACCGCAGGGCAGCGCGGTCCCGCGAGCGGCACGCTGAAGGCGAAGACCACCGGCGGCAGCACGCAGCCGCCCGGCGAGCACGTCAAGCTCGGCTACTTCACCGAGTGGGGCGTCTACGACCGGAACTACCACGTGAAGAACATGGTCACGAGTGGCTCCGCCGACAAGATCACCCACATCAACTACGCCTTCGGCAACGTCCAGGGCGGAAAGTGCACCATCGGCGACAGCTACGCCGCCATCGACAAGGCGTACACCGCCGACCAGAGCGTCGACGGCGTCGCCGACACCTGGGACCAGCCGCTGCGCGGCAACTTCAACCAGCTGCTGAAGCTGAAGAAGGCCAACCCCAACATCAAGGTCCTCTGGTCCTTCGGCGGCTGGACCTGGTCCGGCGGCTTCGGCCAGGCCATGCAGAACCCGGCGGCCTTCGCCGAGTCCTGCTACAACCTCGTCAACGACCCCCGCTGGCAGGGCCTGTTCGACGGCATCGACCTGGACTGGGAGTACCCCAACGCCTGCGGCCTGACCTGTGACACCAGCGGCCCCGCCGTGATGAAGACGATGATGCAGGCGTTCCGCAGCAAGTTCGGCGACCAGCTGGTCACCGCGGCCATCACGGCCGACGCCTCGGACGGCGGCAAGATCGACAAGGCGGACTACGCGGGCGGAGCGCAGTACGCCGACTGGTACAACGTGATGACGTACGACTTCTTCGGCGCCTGGGCCGCACAGGGCCCGACGGCGCCGCACTCGCCGCTGAACTCGTACGACGGCATCCCGCAGCAGGGCTTCAACTCCGACGACGCCATCCAGAAACTCAAGGCGAAGGGCATCTCGGCGGACAAGCTGCTGCTCGGCATCGGCTTCTACGGCCGCGGCTGGACCGGCGTCACCCAGAAGGAACCCGGCGGCACCGCCACCGGGCCGGCGCCGGGCAAGTACGAGCAGGGCATCGAGGACTACAAGACGATCAAGCCTCGCTGCGCCTCGAACGGCACCATCGCGGGCACCGCGTACGCACACTGCGGCAACCAGTGGTGGAGCTACGACACCCCGAGCACCGTCCAGAGCAAGATGGCCTATGCGAAGCAGCAGGGCCTGGGCGGCGCGTTCTTCTGGGAGTTCAGCGGAGACACCGCCAACGGCGAGTTGGTGAGCGCGATCAACAGCGGGCTCGGCTGA
- a CDS encoding response regulator has translation MNDESERTIRVVVAEDQSAVRAGLLLILRSAGDIEVVGEAADGEEAVRLARELRPDVVLMDVQMPRLDGVSATRLVTAEQLADVLVLTTFDLDEYVFGALRAGAAGFLLKDSEAVAVIDAVRTVARGEGMIAPAVTRRLIAEFARPRAVRTPQQAPAGLGELTPREHEVLGCLGEGLSNAEIADRLDMAEATVKTHVSRLLRKLELRSRTQAAVLAQELGIGPA, from the coding sequence GTGAACGACGAGTCAGAGCGGACGATCCGCGTCGTGGTCGCCGAGGACCAGTCGGCCGTACGGGCCGGGCTGCTCCTCATCCTGCGCAGCGCGGGCGACATCGAGGTCGTCGGGGAGGCGGCGGACGGCGAGGAGGCGGTGCGGCTCGCGCGCGAACTGCGCCCGGACGTCGTGCTGATGGACGTGCAGATGCCGCGGCTCGACGGGGTGTCCGCCACCCGCCTGGTCACGGCCGAGCAGCTGGCGGACGTGCTGGTGCTGACCACGTTCGACCTGGACGAGTACGTCTTCGGGGCGCTGCGCGCCGGTGCCGCCGGCTTCCTGCTCAAGGACAGCGAGGCGGTGGCGGTGATCGACGCGGTCCGTACGGTGGCGCGCGGCGAGGGCATGATCGCCCCGGCGGTGACGCGGCGGCTGATCGCCGAGTTCGCCCGCCCCCGTGCCGTACGGACGCCGCAGCAGGCCCCGGCCGGCCTCGGTGAACTCACCCCGCGCGAGCACGAGGTGCTCGGCTGCCTCGGCGAGGGGCTGTCGAACGCGGAGATCGCGGACCGGCTGGACATGGCGGAGGCGACGGTGAAGACGCATGTCAGCAGACTGCTGCGGAAGCTGGAGCTGCGCAGCAGGACGCAAGCGGCGGTGCTGGCACAGGAGTTGGGGATCGGTCCGGCGTAA
- a CDS encoding sensor histidine kinase, with the protein MPHPHRPSLPRPSFHALRPERDDVLIALAGLCGGVLAWSVGLQGSWPGVDLPGSLALVPLAVIAAAELLRRTAPYSGLLIGTAALVADIAVGTLIPTVLMFTDLMYAAVLYGSRALSRRLPWITVLVTLFAVLVPLVVVRTPESLFIGVSVGLITIGPAFTGVVVRDHRDEAASERLRAEQTALLAEMDRTQAVNAERARMARELHDMVANHLSAIAIHSTAALSLAESETGPSATRDALGVIRENSVQGLTEMRRLIGILRDVEGPDDGDAAASPTLDGLDALLTRARDAAAEGFTFTLADGRADAAAEIRALPAPVELAAYRVVQESLTNALKHASPGAVTVRVERADGRRGGPLVVRVTSPLGGSLGPRAPGSGAGLIGMRERVELLRGTLEAGPVTTPDGAKCWEVRAELPVEEP; encoded by the coding sequence ATGCCACACCCGCACCGCCCGTCCCTCCCGCGGCCGTCGTTCCACGCGCTCCGTCCGGAGCGCGACGACGTGCTCATCGCCCTGGCGGGGCTCTGCGGCGGCGTGCTCGCGTGGAGCGTCGGGCTGCAGGGCAGCTGGCCGGGGGTGGACCTGCCCGGATCGCTCGCGCTCGTACCGCTGGCGGTGATCGCCGCGGCGGAGCTGCTGCGCCGTACGGCACCGTACTCGGGCCTGCTCATCGGGACGGCCGCGCTGGTGGCGGACATCGCCGTGGGCACGCTGATCCCGACGGTGCTGATGTTCACCGACCTGATGTACGCCGCCGTGCTCTACGGCAGCCGCGCCCTCTCCCGCCGCCTGCCGTGGATCACCGTGCTGGTCACGCTGTTCGCCGTGCTCGTCCCGCTGGTGGTCGTCCGTACGCCCGAGTCGCTGTTCATCGGTGTCAGCGTCGGACTGATCACGATCGGCCCGGCGTTCACCGGCGTCGTCGTACGGGACCACCGCGACGAGGCCGCGTCCGAGCGGCTGCGGGCCGAACAGACCGCGCTGCTGGCCGAGATGGACCGTACGCAGGCGGTCAACGCCGAACGGGCGCGCATGGCCCGCGAGCTGCACGACATGGTCGCCAACCACCTGTCCGCGATCGCGATCCACTCCACCGCCGCGCTGTCCCTCGCCGAGAGCGAGACCGGCCCGTCGGCCACCCGCGACGCGCTCGGCGTGATCCGCGAGAACAGCGTGCAGGGGCTGACCGAGATGCGCCGCCTCATCGGCATCCTGCGGGACGTGGAGGGCCCGGACGACGGGGACGCCGCCGCCTCCCCCACGCTGGACGGGCTGGACGCGCTGCTCACGCGCGCCCGCGACGCGGCCGCGGAGGGCTTCACGTTCACGCTGGCCGACGGGCGCGCGGACGCCGCCGCCGAGATCCGCGCCCTGCCCGCCCCGGTGGAGCTCGCGGCGTACCGCGTGGTGCAGGAGTCGCTCACGAACGCGCTCAAGCACGCCTCCCCCGGCGCCGTCACCGTGCGCGTCGAGCGCGCCGACGGGCGCCGCGGCGGCCCCCTCGTCGTACGCGTCACCAGCCCGCTCGGCGGCTCCCTGGGCCCGCGCGCGCCCGGTTCGGGCGCCGGCCTGATCGGCATGCGGGAGCGCGTGGAGCTGCTCCGCGGCACGCTGGAGGCCGGCCCGGTCACGACGCCGGACGGGGCGAAGTGCTGGGAGGTACGGGCCGAACTGCCCGTGGAGGAGCCGTAG